In a single window of the Elaeis guineensis isolate ETL-2024a chromosome 8, EG11, whole genome shotgun sequence genome:
- the LOC105061440 gene encoding uncharacterized protein, with protein sequence MEKTLKASLRSRLLFSTHFSVPWLLLSRSTPSPRRQDSRSIETLAYEEVRPSEGPYNSTAFVLHGLLGSGRNWKSFSRNLALELQKRSSVWRMVLVDLRNHGRSAGIKGLDPPHDMGNAARDLANLVKFREWAWPEVIVGHSMGGKVALEFVASCARGDYGESAVLPKQLWVLDSVPGEVKSDASDGEVEKVLHTLKSLPSSLPSRQWVVDHMLSLGFSKSLSEWIGSNLKKEGEHVTWTFNLQAAIDMFNSYRETSYWSLLEHPPKGLEIAIVQAENSDRWQGDVLQKLEGLCRKGETAGGGKVSLHVLPKSGHWVHVDNPKGLLEIMTPNFISRA encoded by the exons ATGGAGAAAACTCTCAAGGCTTCTCTCCGATCTCGACTCCTTTTTTCTACTCATTTCTCGGTTCCATGGCTTCTCCTGTCGAGGTCTACGCCATCGCCTCGTCGTCAGGACTCGAGGTCGATCGAAACCCTAGCCTACGAAGAGGTCCGTCCTTCCGAAGGGCCCTATAATTCcacggctttcgttctccacggCCTCCTTGGATCCGGCCGGAACTGGAAGTCTTTCTCCCGGAATCTTGCCTTGGAGCTCCAGAAGCGTTCTTCTG TATGGAGGATGGTTCTTGTGGATTTGAGGAATCATGGGAGATCAGCTGGAATAAAGGGCCTGGATCCACCGCATGACATGGGAAATGCAGCTAGAGATTTGGCTAATTTGGTGAAGTTTCGTGAGTGGGCATGGCCTGAAGTCATTGTAGGCCACTCAATGGGTGGAAAGGTTGCCCTTGAATTTGTGGCAAGTTGTGCTCGTGGGGACTATGGTGAATCTGCTGTCTTGCCTAAGCAG CTTTGGGTGTTGGATTCTGTCCCTGGAGAAGTAAAGTCAGATGCCAGTGATGGTGAAGTGGAAAAGGTTTTGCATACTCTAAAAAGTCTGCCTTCATCTCTCCCATCACGAca GTGGGTGGTGGACCACATGCTCAGCCTTGGGTTTTCCAAGTCACTTTCAGAATGGATTGGCAGCAATCTAAAGAAGGAAGGCGAACATGTGACGTGGACTTTTAATCTTCAAGCTGCTATTGATATGTTCAATTCCTACAG GGAAACAAGTTATTGGTCTCTACTAGAGCACCCACCAAAGGGCTTGGAGATTGCAATTGTACAAGCTGAAAACAGTGATAGATGGCAAGGAGATGTGCTTCAGAAGCTTGAGGGCCTATGCAGAAAGGGAGAAACAGCTGGAGGAGGAAAGGTTTCACTTCATGTTCTTCCAAAGTCTGGTCACTGGGTCCATGTTGACAACCCTAAGGGATTACTTGAGATAATGACACCTAATTTCATATCAAGGGCTTGA